The Novipirellula caenicola genome has a window encoding:
- the gpmI gene encoding 2,3-bisphosphoglycerate-independent phosphoglycerate mutase, producing MTEVRRKPVVLIVRDGWGENPHPEWNHANAVHLAKTPVADELMAKYPNVLIHTSGEDVGLPAGVMGNSEVGHQNIGAGRIVDQEVMRITRAIRDESFFSNEVLLGSIEHVKKTGGTLHLLGLMSDGRVHSDLDHAIAIVELVRRSGLDPEKFAVHAITDGRDTSPTGGKAYVEKIEAAMKEKGVGHIATVIGRFYAMDRDLRWERVQATYDMMTKGADNTAESAVEAIQRYYDHPIESSRTGDEFISATSILHNGKPTLVKDGDAVIFFNYRGDRTREITKAFTLDDDAWKNIEGGGFDRGSKIDNLYFATMTAYQTGLPVEVIFEKRAKMPNILGEYVASLGLNQFRCAETEKYPHVTFFFNDYRDEPFSHEDREMAPSTRTVSTYDQAPAMSAREITEKVLKEIESGVADLLIINYANGDMVGHTGVLEAAIKAVETVDECVGQVVEATLKKGGSLIVTADHGNCEQMIDPETGGPHTAHTTYDVPLIVVEPGLEGRTLKTDGRLADIAPTALELLGVPIPAEMTGEPLLKL from the coding sequence TTGACCGAAGTTCGCCGAAAACCTGTTGTTTTGATCGTCCGCGATGGATGGGGCGAAAATCCGCACCCCGAATGGAATCACGCCAACGCAGTTCATCTGGCAAAGACCCCGGTTGCCGATGAGTTGATGGCCAAATACCCCAACGTCCTGATCCACACCTCGGGCGAGGACGTCGGGCTGCCCGCCGGCGTGATGGGCAACAGCGAAGTGGGGCACCAAAACATTGGTGCGGGCCGAATCGTGGACCAAGAAGTGATGCGGATCACCCGTGCGATTCGTGACGAATCGTTTTTCAGCAACGAAGTGCTGCTTGGATCGATCGAGCACGTCAAGAAAACCGGCGGCACGCTGCATCTGCTCGGATTGATGTCCGACGGACGCGTGCACAGCGATTTGGATCACGCGATCGCCATCGTCGAATTGGTTCGGCGATCGGGACTCGATCCCGAAAAATTTGCCGTTCATGCGATCACCGATGGACGCGACACCTCGCCAACCGGAGGCAAGGCGTATGTCGAAAAAATCGAAGCGGCGATGAAGGAAAAAGGCGTCGGCCATATCGCGACCGTGATCGGACGCTTCTATGCGATGGACCGCGATCTGCGTTGGGAACGGGTTCAAGCGACCTACGACATGATGACCAAAGGCGCGGACAATACAGCCGAATCCGCTGTCGAAGCGATTCAGCGTTATTACGATCACCCCATTGAATCGAGCCGCACGGGTGACGAATTCATCTCGGCCACCTCGATCCTGCACAACGGCAAACCGACGCTGGTGAAAGACGGAGATGCCGTCATCTTCTTTAACTATCGCGGTGACCGAACTCGCGAAATCACCAAGGCGTTCACGTTGGACGATGACGCGTGGAAGAACATCGAAGGAGGCGGTTTCGATCGGGGCAGCAAGATCGACAATCTGTACTTTGCGACCATGACCGCGTATCAAACCGGTCTGCCCGTGGAGGTGATTTTCGAAAAGCGAGCCAAAATGCCCAATATTTTGGGTGAGTACGTTGCTTCGCTCGGGCTAAATCAATTCCGTTGTGCGGAAACCGAAAAGTACCCGCACGTCACCTTCTTCTTCAACGATTATCGTGATGAGCCGTTTTCACACGAGGATCGTGAGATGGCGCCGTCCACCCGGACCGTATCCACCTACGATCAAGCTCCGGCAATGTCGGCGCGCGAGATCACCGAAAAGGTGCTCAAAGAGATCGAGTCAGGTGTCGCGGATTTGTTGATCATCAACTATGCCAATGGTGACATGGTCGGTCACACCGGTGTGTTGGAAGCGGCGATCAAGGCGGTCGAAACGGTCGACGAGTGTGTCGGACAAGTCGTCGAAGCGACCTTGAAAAAAGGCGGCTCGTTGATCGTGACCGCCGACCACGGTAATTGCGAACAAATGATTGACCCGGAAACCGGCGGGCCTCACACCGCGCACACGACTTACGATGTGCCGCTGATCGTGGTCGAACCGGGGCTCGAAGGTCGCACTCTGAAGACCGATGGCCGCTTGGCCGATATTGCACCAACCGCGTTGGAATTGCTCGGCGTGCCGATTCCCGCCGAGATGACCGGTGAACCGCTATTGAAGCTGTAA
- a CDS encoding DUF1559 domain-containing protein — translation MMSRSKSPLRGFTLVELLVVIAIIGVLVGLLLPAVQAAREAARRMQCSNNTKQLGLALHNYHSAYQMFPMGSGGTGENTTGSASIAETNQRRLNGLIALLPFLEQTALWERFSNPTDGFPAMGPTPGTNDAAIAGKVYTPLRTQVPTLRCPSDPAVHAGQAQTNYAFCYGDAGRFVGGAPKHHTRFNNTYTGAADPGSKRGCFARWYQYRFRDILDGTSNTIAMGEMAVTLDQREVISNQYQGSVDYHKFPNLCKTGSHITADDPQHFAGGTLYPRGRRWGEGHVGYTGFNTMLPPNSPSCRRASSSAAGGISGVFSAASRHQGGCHVLMADGAVKFITESIDAGDATKASVSTTGTGTGTSYARAGSKSPYGVWGALGTRAAKETESLE, via the coding sequence ATGATGTCCAGATCCAAATCGCCGCTGCGCGGATTTACGCTGGTCGAACTACTGGTGGTGATCGCCATCATCGGAGTCCTCGTCGGGCTATTGCTGCCGGCGGTCCAGGCCGCACGTGAAGCGGCTCGACGCATGCAATGCAGTAACAACACCAAGCAATTGGGACTAGCCCTGCATAACTATCATTCGGCATACCAGATGTTCCCGATGGGAAGCGGCGGAACCGGCGAAAACACCACCGGCAGCGCCTCGATCGCCGAAACCAACCAACGACGGCTTAACGGATTGATCGCGTTGCTGCCGTTTCTCGAGCAAACCGCGTTGTGGGAACGATTCAGCAATCCCACCGACGGATTTCCCGCGATGGGGCCAACCCCCGGCACCAATGACGCGGCCATTGCCGGCAAAGTCTACACTCCGCTGCGAACGCAAGTGCCAACGCTTCGCTGCCCGAGCGATCCCGCCGTCCATGCGGGCCAGGCGCAAACGAACTACGCATTCTGCTATGGCGACGCAGGACGCTTTGTTGGCGGAGCTCCGAAACATCACACCCGCTTTAACAACACCTACACCGGGGCTGCCGACCCAGGATCCAAGCGTGGCTGTTTCGCACGTTGGTACCAGTACCGTTTTCGTGACATTTTGGATGGGACCAGCAACACCATCGCGATGGGCGAAATGGCGGTGACGTTGGATCAGCGCGAAGTGATCAGCAACCAATACCAAGGTTCCGTCGACTACCACAAATTCCCCAACCTGTGCAAAACAGGATCGCACATCACCGCCGACGATCCTCAACATTTTGCCGGGGGAACGCTGTATCCGCGTGGCCGCCGCTGGGGCGAAGGACATGTCGGCTACACCGGATTCAACACGATGTTGCCTCCGAATTCGCCATCATGCCGACGTGCTTCGAGCAGTGCTGCGGGCGGAATTTCAGGTGTCTTTTCGGCGGCCAGCCGTCACCAAGGCGGCTGTCATGTGTTGATGGCCGACGGCGCCGTCAAATTTATCACCGAGTCGATCGACGCGGGCGACGCCACCAAAGCCTCGGTTTCGACCACGGGAACCGGCACCGGAACCAGCTATGCTCGTGCTGGGTCCAAAAGCCCGTATGGCGTGTGGGGTGCGTTGGGCACACGTGCCGCGAAGGAAACCGAATCGCTGGAATAG
- a CDS encoding DUF1553 domain-containing protein: MHWKSRLRVLTMRHGVWMLLTLWGWTAMAQAKDEASADAGKPTREFTETARWDFGSEEVSNLQSHGSVYRDQLGPRPPQFPDFEPSNLSVRFDGSGSRYYFPDPGDQSEFDFDNGDEITLEACLKVGAISGNQNVYVIGKGRTNAKGFARDNQNWALRLRELNGKICISFLFATPYQPGQSTGAHWHRWTSIEGLKPADGWHSIAVSYRFGDPSSIRGWIDGKPSKGRWDMGGETKQSPVIDNDAIWIGSSMGGSPGNSFRGWLDFVGIYRGMLTDKEMAKRFRTTPREAVVATEPEMETVAGKVVVAFDESPDSHRDWPEDSFVDPVFSSGSRPKVPNWQTEQFLIPRLPYRYDTWGIRDTWKSAVLVRAAADVHFAAGKTRTLIRARGLSRLWVDGNVVAKLGPMSGSTDGHQPVDPLPDPPAPGMRIVDYGLKEAFGEVEFAKPTTVRVVFETLVGGPSFRAEPGETMVAVQPPGTEHFELLRPSSDPGDRQNQWPANDSSDAVLTDENVLHQIAKTEVSLQQFDDRVRRQMASSQDDYWDERHQFARRHVAPSIQPESPSIDRFIAAKIDRSKTSQPSPRSDAPRSKTNDDHASIDFQKEVLPILRENCFRCHGETDEGGFKLDSRQSLLTGGDSAEPAIVVGDPHASALIARLITDDEGERMPPSKPLAKRDIDLLTKWVSLGARWDEAIDPEALQMGDPVDDETFLRRVHLDTIGIPPSEAESRAFLADRDPHKRSRVIDRLLRDPRWADHWISYWQDVLGENPNLLKPSLNNTGPFRWYLYEALRDNKPIDRMVTELVMLRGSQREGGTAGFGMAAENDAPLASRSIVMASAFLGMNLQCARCHDSPYHDTTQRDLFSLAAMMSRGKVTVPATSTVAPGFFEKNSGRESLIKVTLKPGEPVVPKWPFEHLVNLQDTPHDLAQHPADTREQLAVAITSPMNRRFAGVIVNRLWKRLIGAGIVEPVDDWDSTAASHPELLEWLADELVRHDYDMKHVVRLILNSDLYQRQAIGNNRFAEPKHRFFASPDRRRLTAEQVVDSMVACSGRPLDVEELSFDPEARRPATTMISMGTPRRAWMFATLSNERDRPSLAFPRATAVVDVLEAFGWTGSRQSAINERDVEPNVLQPGAIANGVFASWIASASNASELAELAVTRQSPSSLLDSIYLRFLTRLPTEAERQTFEPVLANGFDSRLVPQSEQSEPVYPPMLGRVSWSNHLAAEANRIKIELEQRAREGDPADPRLVPEWRERYEDVVWAVFNSPEFVWIP; encoded by the coding sequence ATGCATTGGAAATCCAGGTTGCGTGTTTTGACGATGCGACATGGCGTGTGGATGTTACTGACGCTGTGGGGTTGGACCGCCATGGCTCAAGCCAAAGACGAAGCGTCCGCCGATGCCGGCAAGCCGACCCGCGAGTTCACTGAGACGGCACGCTGGGACTTTGGTAGCGAAGAGGTCTCGAATCTGCAGTCGCATGGCAGCGTGTATCGCGATCAATTGGGGCCGCGACCGCCGCAGTTCCCCGATTTTGAGCCCTCCAATTTGTCGGTTCGTTTTGATGGCAGCGGCTCACGCTATTACTTTCCCGATCCAGGCGATCAGAGCGAATTCGATTTCGACAATGGCGACGAGATCACGCTGGAAGCCTGTCTCAAAGTCGGGGCGATCAGTGGCAACCAAAACGTGTACGTGATTGGCAAGGGACGGACCAACGCAAAAGGGTTCGCCCGAGACAACCAGAATTGGGCGTTGCGACTGCGTGAGTTGAACGGAAAGATCTGCATTAGTTTTCTGTTTGCGACGCCGTATCAACCCGGTCAAAGCACCGGCGCGCATTGGCATCGGTGGACCTCGATCGAAGGGCTGAAACCGGCTGACGGATGGCATTCCATCGCCGTGTCGTACCGGTTTGGGGATCCCAGCAGCATCCGCGGTTGGATCGACGGAAAACCGAGCAAGGGACGCTGGGACATGGGCGGCGAAACCAAGCAGTCGCCGGTGATTGACAATGACGCGATTTGGATCGGTTCGTCGATGGGCGGCAGCCCGGGAAACAGTTTCCGCGGCTGGCTCGATTTCGTCGGCATTTATCGAGGCATGTTGACCGACAAGGAAATGGCCAAGCGGTTTCGCACGACGCCGCGTGAAGCGGTCGTGGCAACCGAGCCCGAGATGGAAACGGTGGCCGGGAAAGTGGTCGTGGCATTTGACGAGTCGCCCGATTCTCATCGCGATTGGCCTGAGGATTCGTTCGTCGACCCTGTGTTTAGCAGCGGTTCGCGACCCAAGGTTCCGAATTGGCAGACCGAGCAATTTTTGATCCCGCGACTGCCCTATCGCTACGACACTTGGGGAATTCGCGATACATGGAAAAGTGCCGTGTTGGTGCGTGCGGCCGCCGATGTGCACTTTGCCGCGGGCAAGACCCGTACGCTGATTCGTGCTCGTGGGCTCAGCCGATTATGGGTCGATGGAAACGTGGTCGCCAAGCTTGGACCGATGAGCGGGTCGACCGACGGTCATCAGCCAGTCGATCCGCTTCCCGATCCTCCGGCCCCAGGGATGCGAATCGTCGATTACGGATTAAAGGAAGCGTTCGGCGAAGTCGAATTTGCCAAACCCACCACGGTTCGTGTGGTTTTCGAAACGCTCGTCGGCGGTCCGTCCTTTCGAGCCGAACCGGGGGAAACGATGGTCGCGGTTCAACCACCGGGGACCGAGCACTTTGAATTGCTGCGTCCGTCGAGCGATCCAGGCGACAGGCAAAACCAATGGCCCGCGAATGATTCGTCCGATGCAGTGTTAACCGACGAAAACGTACTGCATCAAATCGCCAAAACCGAAGTGTCGTTACAGCAGTTTGACGATCGCGTTCGTCGTCAAATGGCAAGCAGCCAAGATGACTATTGGGACGAGCGTCATCAGTTTGCCCGGCGTCACGTGGCACCGTCCATTCAACCGGAATCACCGTCGATCGATCGCTTCATCGCAGCGAAAATCGACCGCTCTAAAACGAGTCAACCATCACCCCGCAGTGATGCGCCCCGCAGCAAAACGAATGATGACCATGCGTCGATCGACTTTCAGAAAGAGGTGCTTCCGATCCTCCGTGAAAACTGTTTCCGGTGTCACGGAGAAACCGACGAAGGTGGTTTTAAACTCGACAGTCGCCAGTCGCTTTTGACCGGCGGCGACTCGGCTGAACCTGCGATCGTTGTCGGCGACCCGCATGCCAGCGCATTGATCGCTCGATTGATCACCGATGACGAGGGCGAACGAATGCCACCGTCCAAACCGCTAGCGAAACGCGACATCGATCTGCTGACAAAGTGGGTTTCGCTGGGAGCCCGCTGGGACGAAGCGATTGACCCGGAAGCACTGCAAATGGGCGACCCGGTAGATGACGAAACCTTCTTGAGACGCGTGCATTTGGATACGATCGGGATCCCTCCGAGCGAAGCGGAATCACGTGCCTTTTTGGCGGATCGCGATCCCCACAAACGCTCGCGGGTGATCGATCGATTGCTTCGCGATCCGCGCTGGGCCGATCACTGGATCAGTTACTGGCAAGACGTGTTGGGTGAGAACCCCAATTTGCTAAAGCCGTCGCTGAACAACACCGGCCCCTTTCGTTGGTACTTGTACGAGGCGCTGCGTGATAACAAGCCGATTGACCGGATGGTCACTGAATTGGTGATGTTACGCGGCAGTCAGCGCGAAGGAGGCACCGCAGGTTTTGGGATGGCGGCGGAGAACGACGCGCCATTGGCGTCACGCAGCATCGTGATGGCGTCGGCGTTTCTGGGGATGAATTTGCAGTGTGCTCGTTGTCATGACTCGCCCTACCATGACACCACCCAACGTGACCTGTTCTCGCTTGCCGCGATGATGTCACGAGGCAAAGTAACGGTGCCGGCGACCAGCACGGTGGCGCCGGGGTTCTTTGAAAAGAACTCAGGCCGCGAATCGTTGATCAAGGTCACGCTGAAACCAGGCGAGCCGGTGGTTCCGAAATGGCCTTTTGAGCACTTGGTCAATCTACAAGACACCCCACATGATCTGGCTCAACACCCGGCGGACACGCGAGAGCAGTTGGCCGTTGCGATCACCTCGCCGATGAATCGTAGGTTCGCCGGGGTGATCGTGAACCGGCTTTGGAAACGTTTGATCGGAGCCGGAATCGTTGAACCGGTCGATGATTGGGATTCCACAGCGGCGAGTCATCCGGAGCTGCTCGAGTGGTTAGCCGACGAATTGGTGCGTCATGATTATGACATGAAACATGTCGTTCGATTGATTTTGAACTCGGATCTGTATCAACGCCAAGCGATTGGGAACAACCGATTTGCCGAGCCAAAACATCGCTTTTTTGCGTCGCCCGACCGACGCCGATTGACGGCCGAGCAAGTGGTTGATTCGATGGTCGCATGCTCCGGACGTCCGCTGGATGTCGAAGAATTGTCATTTGATCCCGAGGCACGACGTCCTGCGACGACGATGATTAGCATGGGGACACCGCGGCGTGCTTGGATGTTCGCAACGTTGTCGAACGAACGAGACCGTCCCAGTTTGGCGTTTCCCCGTGCGACGGCGGTTGTCGATGTGTTGGAGGCGTTTGGATGGACAGGATCACGTCAATCGGCGATCAATGAACGTGACGTCGAGCCGAATGTGTTGCAGCCTGGCGCGATCGCCAACGGGGTGTTTGCATCGTGGATCGCCTCGGCATCCAACGCCAGCGAGTTGGCAGAGTTGGCGGTGACACGTCAAAGTCCATCGTCGCTGCTCGATTCGATCTACCTGCGTTTTTTAACGCGACTGCCGACGGAGGCCGAGCGACAGACGTTCGAACCCGTGTTGGCCAACGGTTTCGATTCGCGATTGGTTCCACAGAGTGAACAGAGCGAACCGGTGTATCCGCCGATGTTGGGGCGGGTGTCATGGTCGAACCATTTAGCCGCCGAAGCCAACCGTATCAAAATTGAATTAGAACAACGCGCACGCGAAGGCGATCCGGCGGACCCGCGATTGGTTCCCGAGTGGCGTGAACGGTACGAGGACGTGGTGTGGGCCGTATTCAATTCGCCCGAGTTTGTATGGATTCCGTAA
- a CDS encoding DUF1501 domain-containing protein codes for MTIDRIKLNRRNAISLAASAACLPSLSAYADDSVSPMPRGKAEHVISIWLGGGMGQIDTFDPKRRGDPKTKKPGSYYDAIPTAVPDVEVCEHMPSLATLMDRVTAVRTVHHDVIDEHAAASNRMHTGRPVTGTVVYPSLGSIVANQLGAVSDDAPPYVLIGYPNVSRGPGFLGASSGYLYLTDTSKGPSGLSHPYGIHADRQSRREQFLATTRSAARQRFANDKKLVDYDDALSQTLKLSGPEFNRVFKLQEESDDLRNRYGGEFGQRCLLARRLVERGVRFIEVSHNLNFLNGTGWDVHNAGILNQHQLIQELDVAMSTLIRDLESRKMLDKTLIVITSEFGRPPQFDGGGGRGHQGKTFTCVLAGGGLNHCGAYGESDELSQSIVKDPVSVPDFFATIHAALGIDPSKYLYDGDRPVPVTDNGIPIAKLFA; via the coding sequence ATGACGATCGATCGCATCAAACTGAATCGCCGTAACGCAATCTCGTTGGCTGCGAGTGCCGCATGTTTGCCGTCGCTATCGGCCTACGCTGATGATTCGGTCTCACCGATGCCCCGTGGCAAGGCGGAGCATGTGATTTCGATCTGGCTGGGCGGCGGGATGGGGCAAATTGATACCTTTGATCCCAAACGTCGCGGCGATCCGAAAACTAAAAAACCGGGCAGCTACTACGACGCGATTCCCACCGCAGTCCCAGACGTCGAGGTCTGCGAACATATGCCGAGCTTGGCGACGTTGATGGACCGCGTCACGGCCGTTCGCACCGTTCACCACGATGTGATCGATGAACATGCCGCCGCGTCCAATCGCATGCATACCGGGCGGCCGGTCACCGGAACCGTGGTCTATCCGTCACTCGGTTCGATCGTTGCGAATCAGTTAGGCGCCGTCAGCGACGATGCACCCCCTTACGTTTTGATCGGCTATCCGAACGTCTCGCGAGGCCCCGGATTCTTGGGGGCATCGAGTGGTTACTTGTACTTGACCGATACGTCCAAAGGTCCCTCGGGTTTGTCACATCCCTATGGAATCCATGCGGATCGCCAATCCCGTCGCGAGCAGTTTTTGGCGACCACGCGAAGTGCGGCACGTCAGCGTTTTGCAAACGATAAAAAGCTAGTCGATTACGACGATGCACTGTCGCAAACGTTGAAGCTAAGCGGTCCCGAGTTCAATCGCGTGTTTAAATTGCAGGAGGAATCCGATGACCTTCGCAATCGTTATGGCGGCGAGTTTGGCCAGCGATGTTTGTTGGCGCGTCGTTTGGTTGAGCGAGGCGTACGTTTCATCGAAGTCTCGCACAATTTGAACTTCCTAAACGGGACCGGGTGGGATGTTCACAACGCGGGGATTTTGAACCAACACCAACTGATCCAAGAGTTGGATGTGGCGATGTCAACGTTGATCCGTGATCTGGAATCCCGCAAAATGCTCGATAAAACGCTGATCGTGATCACCAGCGAATTCGGTCGTCCGCCTCAATTTGATGGCGGCGGTGGACGAGGGCATCAAGGCAAAACGTTCACCTGTGTGCTGGCTGGCGGCGGTTTGAATCACTGCGGTGCCTACGGTGAAAGCGACGAGTTGTCGCAATCGATCGTCAAGGATCCTGTCAGCGTTCCCGACTTTTTTGCCACCATCCACGCGGCATTAGGCATCGACCCCAGCAAGTATCTGTACGACGGTGATCGCCCCGTTCCGGTCACGGACAACGGAATTCCGATCGCCAAGCTGTTCGCTTAA
- a CDS encoding DUF502 domain-containing protein: MHPTDSESDTIETFKPTRAGGFRRAVLRGLGVVLPPLLTIAVLIWAWSTIESYVLGPIESSIRSAIVKGVSHSKTFSQVPQGATATGARRLDGFSYKGERYVPDPTGRRFLPEYVVKVVNENADRFGPYTAAPASANAFWHRYVEVVYMPRSIVVPVFLIVFLTILYFVGRLFTFGLGHWFVRSFDAAILRIPIVNKVYGSVKQVTDFAFSEREIEFNRVVAIEYPRKGIWSLGFVTGNSMKEISLATGEPMLSVLMPTSPMPMTGFTVTVKRSEAIDLDLTIDEAIQFVVSCGVVVPPQQRNDAPVLPRSSAVIKPNAITQERK, encoded by the coding sequence ATGCATCCCACTGACTCTGAATCGGACACCATCGAAACGTTCAAGCCGACTCGTGCGGGAGGATTCCGCCGTGCCGTCCTTCGTGGACTCGGCGTCGTGCTTCCTCCGCTGTTGACGATTGCGGTACTCATTTGGGCCTGGAGCACGATTGAAAGCTACGTGCTTGGTCCTATTGAATCGAGCATTCGATCGGCAATTGTCAAAGGCGTTAGCCACAGCAAGACCTTCTCTCAAGTCCCTCAAGGAGCGACCGCAACCGGTGCGCGACGCTTGGATGGATTTTCATACAAAGGCGAGCGTTACGTTCCCGATCCTACCGGTCGACGCTTCTTGCCCGAGTACGTCGTCAAAGTCGTCAATGAAAACGCCGATCGCTTTGGCCCGTACACCGCCGCGCCGGCGAGCGCGAATGCGTTTTGGCACCGCTATGTCGAAGTCGTCTACATGCCACGCTCGATCGTGGTTCCTGTGTTCCTGATCGTCTTTCTGACCATCCTGTACTTTGTCGGACGCTTGTTCACCTTTGGATTGGGGCATTGGTTCGTTCGCTCGTTTGATGCAGCGATCTTGCGAATCCCAATCGTCAACAAGGTCTACGGCAGCGTCAAACAGGTGACCGATTTTGCCTTTAGCGAACGCGAGATCGAATTCAATCGCGTGGTGGCCATCGAGTACCCGCGAAAAGGCATCTGGTCGCTCGGCTTCGTCACTGGCAATAGCATGAAAGAAATTTCGCTGGCCACTGGCGAACCGATGCTCAGCGTGTTGATGCCCACCAGTCCGATGCCGATGACCGGATTTACCGTGACGGTGAAACGCAGCGAAGCAATCGACTTGGATTTGACCATCGATGAAGCGATCCAGTTCGTTGTCAGCTGTGGTGTCGTTGTCCCACCGCAGCAGCGAAACGATGCCCCGGTGCTGCCTCGATCTTCCGCGGTGATCAAACCCAACGCGATCACTCAGGAACGCAAATAA
- a CDS encoding ComF family protein, producing the protein MSTLLAGTITKFRLVGDAVRTGAVSAKNAILDLAFPPACRLCSRLVLPQHDFCQSCLSGLTVSEAEMRSGCRHCGFPLGRQARQAELIENLEFAEPETAGADSEPHATGSQRCPQCKEKTFQFDRVVAMWRYHGLVCDAVVAAKYVSQSPLADALGRRLGDVLAVQLADDPPTLVTFVPSYFTRQWSRGGIGVRTIAAAAASTLGIPCVPLLRASRQIAKQAWLENEERVDNVRDAFEIRKRYGVLRSPDLTNQHILLVDDVFTTGATSNEVSGVLHQGGAPKVTVGVVARAVRAE; encoded by the coding sequence ATGTCGACATTGCTGGCCGGAACGATCACAAAATTCCGTCTCGTGGGCGACGCCGTCCGCACGGGGGCGGTTTCTGCGAAAAACGCGATTCTCGACCTTGCCTTCCCCCCCGCATGCCGGCTGTGCAGTCGGCTGGTGCTTCCGCAGCATGACTTTTGCCAATCGTGTTTATCAGGGCTTACCGTATCCGAGGCCGAAATGAGAAGCGGATGCCGCCACTGTGGATTTCCGCTAGGCCGCCAAGCACGACAGGCAGAGTTGATCGAAAACTTGGAATTTGCCGAGCCTGAGACCGCGGGCGCCGATTCGGAGCCCCACGCCACCGGTTCGCAGCGATGCCCGCAATGCAAGGAAAAAACGTTCCAATTTGACCGCGTGGTGGCGATGTGGCGGTACCACGGGCTGGTGTGTGACGCGGTGGTGGCGGCCAAATACGTCAGCCAATCACCGTTGGCCGACGCACTCGGCCGGCGACTGGGCGACGTGCTGGCCGTTCAATTGGCCGACGACCCGCCGACGCTGGTCACGTTTGTCCCCTCGTACTTCACCCGCCAATGGTCACGCGGCGGGATTGGCGTTCGCACGATCGCGGCTGCCGCTGCTTCGACACTTGGTATTCCCTGTGTTCCGCTGCTGCGGGCGTCACGCCAGATCGCAAAACAGGCTTGGCTAGAGAACGAAGAACGCGTTGACAATGTTCGTGATGCGTTCGAAATCCGAAAACGATACGGGGTGCTCCGGTCGCCAGATCTGACGAATCAGCATATTTTATTGGTCGATGATGTTTTCACCACTGGCGCCACGTCCAACGAGGTGTCCGGAGTACTACATCAGGGCGGAGCCCCCAAAGTGACGGTCGGGGTGGTTGCCCGCGCCGTCCGCGCGGAGTGA
- a CDS encoding sigma-70 family RNA polymerase sigma factor: MNITENSFLDLNTSLSTATVAELVLAVQNGDQDAFGELFERYRGGIVALAMRRVRNADEAEELAQDVFIQAMQKIDQLRVPEAFGGWLRRIVHRMAINRMTRNRTAIACDPETLEATCFAVGTPDSFAEDREQAAVVRDSIDRLGDLDQQTLKAFYLHSKSLIEMSDEFDAPVGTIKRRLHVARKRLQKQMEDGVLQAV, from the coding sequence ATGAACATCACTGAAAATAGCTTCCTCGACTTAAACACCTCTCTCAGCACGGCGACCGTCGCCGAACTCGTTCTGGCCGTCCAAAACGGTGACCAAGATGCCTTTGGCGAATTGTTCGAGCGATACCGAGGCGGAATCGTCGCCCTGGCAATGCGACGCGTCCGCAACGCTGATGAGGCCGAAGAACTCGCACAGGATGTCTTTATCCAAGCGATGCAAAAGATCGATCAATTGCGAGTGCCCGAGGCGTTCGGGGGTTGGTTGCGACGAATCGTGCATCGCATGGCGATCAATCGTATGACGCGAAACCGAACCGCGATCGCTTGCGATCCCGAAACGCTCGAAGCAACCTGCTTCGCCGTCGGGACGCCCGATTCGTTTGCCGAGGATCGTGAGCAAGCCGCCGTGGTTCGCGACAGCATCGATCGTTTGGGCGATTTGGATCAGCAAACGCTGAAGGCGTTTTACTTGCACAGCAAGTCGTTGATCGAAATGAGTGACGAATTCGACGCTCCCGTCGGAACGATCAAGCGTCGTTTGCACGTCGCCCGAAAGCGACTGCAAAAACAAATGGAAGACGGTGTGCTGCAGGCCGTTTAA